The genomic stretch CCAATATCCGTATCAAAAACGAAATGGTGCCGGGCGTGGAGGGCGGATTTACCCGCCATATTCCGTCGCAGGATCAGCTGGCGATTTACGATGCGGCGATGCGTTATCAGCATGAAAGCGTGCCGACGGCAGTGATTGCCGGTAAAGAGTACGGTTCCGGGTCGAGCCGTGACTGGGCGGCGAAAGGGCCGCGTTTGCTGGGTGTTCGCGTGGTGATTGCGGAATCTTTCGAACGTATTCACCGTTCCAACCTGATCGGCATGGGGATTTTACCGCTGGAATTTCCGCAGGGCGTGACCCGCAAAACGCTGAAACTGACCGGCGATGAGCAGATCAGCGTCCGGGGATTACAAACCCTGACGCCGGGGCAGGATGTGGCTGTACACATCACCTACGCCGACGGGCATACGGAAACGGTCAACGCACGCTGCCGTATTGATACGGGCAACGAACTGACGTATTTCCAGAACGGCGGCATTCTGCATTATGTGATCCGCAAAATGCTCTGAATCCATTCCCCGCCAAAAATCCATGAAAAAGGGCATCGTTAAGATGCCCTTAATATTTCTGTCATACCCTGAAAAAATTACTTATCGAGCAGGTGGCCCATTTTGGCGGCTTTGGTCGACAGGTAACGTTCATTTTCCGGATTACGACCCACGATCAGCGGTACGCGCTCGGTGATGTTGATGCCAGCTTCGGTCAGGATTTCGACTTTTTTCGGGTTGTTGGTCAGCAGGCGGACAGAATCCACGCCCAGTAACTTAAACATATCCGCGCACAGGGTGAAGTCGCGTTCATCAGCCGCAAAACCGAGCTGATGGTTGGCTTCGACGGTGTCGTAGCCTTTGTCCTGCAAAGCGTAAGCGCGGATTTTGTTGAGCAAACCGATGTTACGGCCTTCCTGGCGGTGATACATCAGAATGCCACGGCCTTCTTCGGCGATGTGACTGAGTGCAGCTTCAAGCTGAAAACCGCAGTCACAGCGCAGGCTGAATAAGGCATCGCCGGTCAGACATTCTGAGTGAACACGCGCGAGAACCGGTGTTTCACCGCTGATGTCGCCAAAAACTAACGCCAGGTGGTCGTGCCCGGTGGCCAATTCTTCAAAACCCACCATCAGGAAATCGCCCCAAGGTGTTGGCAGATTGGCTTCTGCCACCCGTTTCAGCTGCATTTTACGCTCCAAAAAAACCACAAAGTGTCTTGATTTACAGTGAGTATTTTACTTGTTGATGCGCATCCTACGTTCAGATGCGGCCTCTGGATAGGGAATCGGTGCCTTTCCATCACGACAGGGCACTATTTTGCCACAGTTTGGTTTACTTTTTAGCGCGAATATTTGAACGATTAGTTCATAACTTATGAATTATAACCGCTTCTTCAACAATTCCCGCTTTAGGAATGTGAAGCGGTAACAACGTTGCTACACTCCAACTCTTTTATCAATGACGGAAGGGACGACTATGTTTGATATCGCCAGACGCACCGCATTCGGGGCTATTCTTTTGTTACTGATGCCCGCAGCGGTATGGCTCAGTGGCTGGTTATGGACGCCGGGCGGTAATCCATCGATTTTACTCCCGCTGTATTGGGTCACCGAAACGGTCAGTCAGCCCTGGGGGATTTTAACCACGGTGATCCTGTGCGGATGGTTCTTATGGTGCCTGCGTTTTCGACTTAAATCGGCGATTGGGCTGGTACTGATGATTTCTGTGGCGCTCCTGATCGGCCAGTCTGCAAAGACTTACATCAAAAGTGAAGTTCGCGAACCCCGGCCTTACGTGGCATGGCTGGGTACTGACCATCAGATGAACGTTGAGGAATTTTACGGTCTGAAACGTAAGGCGCGCAGCCAGCAGGTGAAAGACATTCTCGGCGATAACGTGCAGATCCCGCACTGGTTGAACAAAAGCTGGCAAAACGACACCGGCTACGCGTTTCCTTCCGGCCATACTATGTTCGCCGCGACCTGGGCGCTGTTAGGCATCGGGCTGTTATGGCGTCGTAAACACTACAAAACGGTCACCTTCCTGATGGTGTGGGCTGTTGCCGTGATGGGCAGCCGTCTGATGCTGGGCATGCACTGGCCGCGTGACCTGATGGCGTCTGTCGGTATCAGCTGGATCCTGGTCACGCTGGCCTGCTGGCTGACCGAACGCTTTATCGGGCCGCTGACACCCCCACAGGCGGAAAATCAGGAAATCGCCCAACGCGACGGGGAATAAACACCGGTCATTTCAAAGGGGTTTGACAAAACCCCTTTAATTCATCGCTTTCCGCCCCCATATCTCTTCCATAGCGTAAATTGCAGCGATATTGGCGACACGCCGCAAAAGCTGCACGAAGATCCAACAACCTGCACGTAAAGCCTCCGCAATGTTTCCCAGCTTTGTTTGGAAATGCTAACTTATTAGGTCGGGACGAGAGTTTTTGGCATAATTCATCCGGTACATCCGGCATTACAGGAATGAATGTGAAATATCTGCTGATTTTTTATTTTTGCTGGTCATCGTGGTGATTTCTATCACTCTGGGTGCCCATAACGATCAGACTGTGACCTTCAATTATTTGCTGGCACAGGGTGACTATCGTGTTTCCACACTGCTTGCCGTGCTCTTTGCCACCGGTTTTATCCTGGGCTGGGTCATCTGCGGTTTGTTCTACCTGCGTGTCCGTTTATCTCTCGGGCGTGCCCAGCGGAAAATCAAACGCCTTGAACAACAAATTGAACCCGCGGCTGCCGTTACGCCGCCAGCAGCATCTTATGATGTCAGCAAGGAATAACCCTCTATGTTAGAACTGCTGTTTCTGTTGTTGCCCGTTGCGGCCGCCTATGGCTGGTACATGGGGCGCAGAAGTTCTCAGCAGGACAAACAGGAAAATGCTAACCGCCTGTCGCGTGAATACGTAGCAGGGGTTAACTTCCTGCTTTCCAACCAGCAGGATAAAGCGGTCGACCTGTTCCTTGAGATGTTGAAAGAGGACAGCAGTACGGTCGAAGCGCACCTGACGCTGGGGAACCTGTTCCGCTCCCGTGGCGAAGTCGATCGTGCTATTCGTATCCACCAGTCGCTGATGGAAAGTGCCTCGCTGACCTTTGAACAGCGTTTGCTCGCCGTGCAGCAACTGGGGCGCGATTACATGGCCGCCGGTTTTTATGACCGCGCGGAAGACATGTTCAATCAGCTCGTGAAAGAGCAGGATTACCAGCTCTTTGCGCTGGAACAGTTGTTGATCATCCATCAGGCGACCAGCGACTGGCAGAATGCTATCGATGTCGCCGAGCGACTGGTCAAACTGGGCAAAGAAAACCGCCGCAAAGAAATCGCGCATTTCTGGTGCGAACTGGCGCTGCTGGCGATCGTTGCTGACGATTTTGATAAAGCCACTGGCCTGCTGAAAAAGGCAGCATCGGCGGATAAACTCTGTGCCCGTGTGTCTATCATGCAGGGCCGTATTTTCCTGGCGCAGGGCGAATACCGTAAAGCGGTCGATTCACTGCAACGCGTTCTCGAGCAGGATAAAGAGCTGGTCAGCGAAGCGCTGCCGATGATGCAGGAATGCTACCAGAACCTTAAAGATACGCTGGGCTGGGCTGAATTCCTCAAACGCTGTGTCGATGAAAACACCGGTGCGACAGCCGAACTGATGCTGGCGGAAATCATCCAGCAGGAAGAAGGGCGTGAAACGGCGCAGAACTACATTAACCGCCAGCTGCAACGCCATCCGACCATGCGCGTGTTCCATCACCTGATGGATTACCATCTGGCCGATGCGGAAGAAGGCAGGGCGAAAGAAAGTCTGGTTTTACTTCGGGACATGGTGGGCGAGCAGATCCGCACGAAACCGCGTTACCGCTGCCACAAATGCGGATTTACCGCGCATTCGCTGTACTGGCATTGCCCGTCATGCCGCGGCTGGGCGACCATCAAGCCTATACGAGGTCTCGACGGTCAGTAATTTTTCCCGTCATACTTCGCGTTGCAGGTGCCTTTATCACCTTGCTGCAACGCGAATTATTCAGGGAAATGAGAGGGGATTACTTCTTCTTACCGGTGGCTTTGCGGGCGTTAAGTAACGTACGCAGTTTCTTGATTTCTTTTGCGGTCAGCGCCGGTTCAGAATCTTCTTCAAGATGCTGATTATCAATCTCATGCTCGGTGGCTTTCGCCGCCTTTTTCCCCTTATGCGCCGCCGGATTAAAGCTCTCTTCCAGACGTGCAGCCACTTCCGCACTTAAAGAATGCTCTGCCTCAGCGGCGGCGTTCTTGATCAGTTCTTTTAATTCAACCGGAATTTTGACGGTCAGGGTTGTTATCTCACTCATTTTTCAGCCTTTCCTTAGAGTAAAGTTACAAGCTATGCCAGCGTTGTGTCGGCGTCTAGTGCATCACAAAAATTTAATAAAACTGTCACATTATGTGTAGCTGTGAATTCAGCCTTTTGCCATGTAAAATGCGGGCGGCAGAAAACAGGCTTTCCCTTCCTGAAATGAAAATACACCAGAGGCTGAAGACATGACGTCAGAAAATAACATTAACAACAACGACTTGAATTCATCACCTATTGTTGTCGCCCTCGACTACGCTGATAAATCTGCCGCGCTGGCTTTTGCAGACAAAATCGATCCCCGCGATTGCCGCCTGAAAATTGGTAAAGAGATGTTCACGCATTTCGGCCCGCAGATGGTGAAAGATTTGCAGAGTCGCGGTTTTGACGTCTTTCTGGATTTGAAGTTTCACGACATTCCGAATACCACGGCACACGCGGTTGCCGCTGCGGCGGAGCTGGGCGTGTGGATGGTTAACGTACACGCCAGCGGCGGTGCGCGCATGATGACCGCAGCGAAAGAAGCGTTGCAGCCGTTTGGCAAAGACGCGCCGTTGCTGATTGCCGTCACCGTGCTGACCAGCATGGAAGGCAGCGATCTTGCTGATTTGGGCATCACCTTGTCTCCGGCGGATTACGCCGAACGTCTGGCGCGCCTGACCCGTGACTGCGGGCTGGACGGCGTTGTGTGCTCCGCGCAGGAAGCCACGCGCTTTAAAGCCGCGTTGGGCCAGGAATTCAAACTGGTCACGCCGGGAATTCGCCCGGCGGGCAGCAAAGCTGACGATCAGCGCCGCGTGATGACCCCGCAGGAAGCGCTGGCGGCAGGTGTGGATTACATGGTGATTGGCCGTCCGATTACGCAGTCCGCCGACCCGGCGCAGACGCTGCGTGATATCCGTGCATCACTGCGATAAGCAGGAGAATTTATGAGTAATGACAATAACAGCCGGTTAGTCTATTCCACCGACACCGGCAGAATCGACGAGCCGAAAGCCGTTGTGGCGCGCGCGAAAGGTGACGGCATTGTTCGTATCGCACGTCAGACCAGCGGCCGTAAAGGGAAGGGCGTTTGTTTAATCACCGGCGTCGATATTGATGATGCCGCGCTGGAAAAACTGGCGGCCGAACTGAAGAAAAAATGCGGTTGCGGTGGCGCAGTTAAAGATGGCGTCATCGAAATTCAGGGTGATAAGCGTGATTTGCTGAAACAACTGCTTGAAGCGAAAGGCATGAAAGTCAAACTGGCGGGCGGCTGATGAAACAAGATGCTGCGCCTGTGATAAGCGCAGCGTCTGACTGTTTTTTTTCTGTTCTTATTTGCTGACCTGATGACCCACAATACCACCCACTGCTGCGCCGCCTAACGTACCTAATGTACTTCCGTCAGTCAGAATCGCACCACCAAGTGCACCGGCACCGGCACCAATCGCCGTGTTACGGTCACGTTTAGACCAGTTACCACACGCGGTAACAGACATCGCAAGAGTCAGAACCAGTGCAATACTGGCAACGCGTTTATTTACGAGCATCATAGTTATCTTCCTCAAAGGATTAACGTTCAGCATCATCAGTAAGTATAGGTAACATGCAGCGTTCTCACTGTATTTCACCTTGTGATCCCTCACGCACTTATGAGTTTCTGAGCTGTTCCGAACCTTTATTCATAATTCGACTCATCCGGACGCATTTTTGCAACCGTTAATTTAAAATAGTGAAATTAGTATTCATTCACTAGGTGAATAATCTTAATTCACCAACGGGCCGCACTCTCACCACACAATTAACTAAAGCAGCGCATCCCCTCTCCATGAATGTGGCATAAACGGGCACTTTCGCATTTGCAGCAGATCCTTACGCACTCTTTAGCGATTTGCCCCATACCGGCACCTGCCCGCCAACCAGACAATAAAGCCCCGACAGATGAGGAAACCAAGATGCTTAAACAACTGAAAGAGCAGGTGCTCGAGGCCAACCTGGCACTGCCACGCCATAATCTGGTGACCTTTACCTGGGGAAATGTCAGCGCCGTGGATCGCCAGCAGGGGCTGATCGTCATCAAACCGTCGGGCGTGGAATACGATCATATGGGCGTCGGTGACATGGTGGTGGTGGAGCTGGAAACCGGAAAAATTGTGGAAGGCAGCAAAAAGCCCTCTTCGGATACCGACACCCACCGCGTGCTTTACCTCAACTTCCCGCAGGCGGGCGGCATTGTGCATACGCACTCGCGCCACGCCACTATCTGGGCGCAGGCGGGCATTGATATCCCGGCCTGGGGCACTACGCATGCGGATTATTTCTACGGCAACATTCCCTGTACACGGCTAATGACCGAAGCGGAAATCGCCGGGCGCTACGAGTGGGAAACCGGTGAAGTGATCGTCAAAACGTTCGCGGAACGCAATCTCGATCCGGCGGATATCCCGGCGGTGCTGGTGCATTCACACGGGCCTTTCACCTGGGGGAAAGATGCCGATAACGCCGTACACAACGCGGTGGTGCTGGAAGAAATCGCCTACATGGGCATTTTCTCCCGCCAGCTCACGCCGAAGTTGCCTGATATGCAGCCGCAACTTCTGGATAAACATTATCTGCGCAAGCACGGCAAGAATGCCTATTACGGCCAGTAATTCAGCCTACCAGACTGACTTTAATGCCTGAATTCGTCAGTTGCTGCCGGAACGTTTCCGGCAGTGCTTCGTCAGTAATGACATGGCTGAAAGCGCCGACCGGACCGAGTGGATTGAGATTGATCTGGCCGAATTTCGAAGAATCCGTCAGCACGATATTTTCCGCCCCTTTCGCCACAACCGTATTCACCACGTCGGCGCGCAACATATCACGGCCGGTAAAACCGGTGGTGTCAGTAAATCCGTCAATCCCGATAAAGGCTTTGCTGAAATTCATTTGCTGCAGACACAACCTGGTCAGCGGGCCGACCACCGTCTGGCTGGTCTTCTGATACATCCCGCCGAGCAGCACCACGTCACACGGCATACTTTTCAGTAACGACGCCACATAACTGCTGACGGTAATCACCGTAAGATTCTTTTTGTCCGCCAGATATTGCGCCAGCAGGGCGATACTGCTGCCGCTTTCGAAGAATACCGTTTCGCCATCGTGGATTAACGACGCCGCGAATTTGGCCAGTTTTTGCTTCTGTGCGAAGTTCGACATCATTCGGGTATCGACGTCATCCGTCTGGATCGCAACCGCAAATCCGTGGGCGCGGCGCAGGTAATGGCGCTGCTCCAGCTGATTGAGATCGTGACGGATCGTCACTTCTGAAACCTGACAAATCTGTGAAAGCTCGCTCACGCTGATCCGCTGTTTATCGTTTACCCATTGCAAAATAATTTGCTGTCTGTCGTTCATAAATGCCCAAAAATACGGGCAGCGCAGGCTGCCCGTCAGCTGAAGTGAATTCTGTTTCGAAGATTACAACGTATGTTCCGTTCGCGCGATAATATCATCTTGCGCTTCCGGCGATAAAGCGGTGAAGAACGCCGAATAACCGGCCACGCGCACCACCAGATCCCGGTAGTTTTGCGGTTCCTCACGCGCTTTCAGCAACGTCTCGCGGGACACAATATTGTACTGCACGTGCCAGCCTTTATGATCCTCAAAGAACGTCCGTAACATCAGCATCAGCGTCTGGCGGTCGGCTTCATTTTCAAGCGATGCCGGATTGAGTTTCTGATTCAGCAGTACGCCGCCCAGAATCGCCCCGGTCGGTAATTTCCCCAGCGAGTTAAACACCGCCGTTGGCCCCAGATGATCCGTTCCGGACGCCGGGCTCGCGCCTTCGGCCAGCGGCGTGAACGCTTTACGTCCGTCCGGTGTCGCCGTGGTCGCCGCGCCAAACGGCACGTTAGCGGAAATCGACGACGTCCCGGCGTAATACGTGCCGCCAACCGGGCCGCGTCCGAAACGCGTGTTGTGATAATTCGACAGCTCGTCGATGTAGCACTCGTAGGCACGTACCAGAAGAGTATCCACGCCGTCATGGTCGTTGCCGTACTTATCCGCGCCGTTGATCAGCCGCTGACGTAAACGCTCGCCGTCCAGTCCGTCGTAGTCGGACGCCAGCGCATCCGCCAGTTCCTGCTGCCCGACAGAGCCCTGTTCGAAGACCAGCTTTTTGACCGCCGCCAGGCTGTTGCCGAGATTGGCAATTCCGACCTGCAAGCCGGAAACCCAGTCATATTTCGCGCCGCCTTGTTTGATGGTTTTGCCGCGCTCGATGCAGTCATCGACCAGCGCCGAACACAAAATATCCTGCGCGTTTTCTTCCAGAACGGTATCGACGACGCATTCGATTTCAATCGATTTACGCGTGTAATAGCGGATCTGTTCATCCCACTGCGCGAAAACCTGCTCAAAGTTTTCAAAGTTGCCTTTAGACAGCCCGCGTTCCTGCGGCAGAAATTGCGACTGGCTTTTGGCGTCTTGTCCCTGTTCCAGCGCGGCGAGCATGACGCGGGCAAAGTTGATGAAACTCATGCCGGTGCAGCGGTAGCCCCATTTCCCGCCGACGGCGGTTTCGATGCAGCCGATGGCGGCGTAATCGTAGGCATCTTCTTTCTCCACGCCGAGCTTGATGAATTCAGGGATGACAATTTCATCGTTGTTAAACGCGGGCATCCCGAAACCGCAGCGGATCACCTGCACGCAGGCATCGAGAAAATCACTGCTCATGCCCGCGTGATAACGCACGCTGAGGTTGGGCTGCGTGGAGCGCAGCTGACCGCACGATTCCAGAATAGCGTAGGAGAGCGGATTAACGGCATCGGACGCCACGCCGTGATGCAGTTTCTGGCCGCCGATGGTGACATTCTGATACAACGGGCTGCCCGCCGACGCTTTGGAATGCGTACCGGAGCGGATTTTGTTCACTTCCAGCAGTTTCAGCCAGCAGCTTTGCAGCAACTCAATGGCGTGGTCGCGCTCCAGCGTTTGCTCAAGTTCGACGTCACGGCGGTAGAACGGATACAGATACTGATCCATGCGGCCAAACGAAACGGAATGGCCGTTGGATTCGATCTGCAAAATCAGCTGGATGAAATAGCACAGCTGCAACGCCTGCCAGAAGCTGTCCGGGGGCTGACGGGCAATCACGTGACAGTTTGCGGCAATCGCCAGCAGCTCATCGCGGCGGTTCTCGCGCGGCTCAGCGGCGGCCATTTCCTGCGCCAGATCGCCAAAGCGAACGATATGATCGCTGACGGCGGCCAGCGTGATATCAATCGCTTTCAGC from Rahnella sikkimica encodes the following:
- a CDS encoding Arc family DNA-binding protein encodes the protein MSEITTLTVKIPVELKELIKNAAAEAEHSLSAEVAARLEESFNPAAHKGKKAAKATEHEIDNQHLEEDSEPALTAKEIKKLRTLLNARKATGKKK
- the ribA gene encoding GTP cyclohydrolase II; translated protein: MQLKRVAEANLPTPWGDFLMVGFEELATGHDHLALVFGDISGETPVLARVHSECLTGDALFSLRCDCGFQLEAALSHIAEEGRGILMYHRQEGRNIGLLNKIRAYALQDKGYDTVEANHQLGFAADERDFTLCADMFKLLGVDSVRLLTNNPKKVEILTEAGINITERVPLIVGRNPENERYLSTKAAKMGHLLDK
- a CDS encoding DeoR/GlpR family DNA-binding transcription regulator; this translates as MNDRQQIILQWVNDKQRISVSELSQICQVSEVTIRHDLNQLEQRHYLRRAHGFAVAIQTDDVDTRMMSNFAQKQKLAKFAASLIHDGETVFFESGSSIALLAQYLADKKNLTVITVSSYVASLLKSMPCDVVLLGGMYQKTSQTVVGPLTRLCLQQMNFSKAFIGIDGFTDTTGFTGRDMLRADVVNTVVAKGAENIVLTDSSKFGQINLNPLGPVGAFSHVITDEALPETFRQQLTNSGIKVSLVG
- the araD gene encoding L-ribulose-5-phosphate 4-epimerase; translation: MLKQLKEQVLEANLALPRHNLVTFTWGNVSAVDRQQGLIVIKPSGVEYDHMGVGDMVVVELETGKIVEGSKKPSSDTDTHRVLYLNFPQAGGIVHTHSRHATIWAQAGIDIPAWGTTHADYFYGNIPCTRLMTEAEIAGRYEWETGEVIVKTFAERNLDPADIPAVLVHSHGPFTWGKDADNAVHNAVVLEEIAYMGIFSRQLTPKLPDMQPQLLDKHYLRKHGKNAYYGQ
- the pyrF gene encoding orotidine-5'-phosphate decarboxylase, with the translated sequence MTSENNINNNDLNSSPIVVALDYADKSAALAFADKIDPRDCRLKIGKEMFTHFGPQMVKDLQSRGFDVFLDLKFHDIPNTTAHAVAAAAELGVWMVNVHASGGARMMTAAKEALQPFGKDAPLLIAVTVLTSMEGSDLADLGITLSPADYAERLARLTRDCGLDGVVCSAQEATRFKAALGQEFKLVTPGIRPAGSKADDQRRVMTPQEALAAGVDYMVIGRPITQSADPAQTLRDIRASLR
- the yciH gene encoding stress response translation initiation inhibitor YciH translates to MSNDNNSRLVYSTDTGRIDEPKAVVARAKGDGIVRIARQTSGRKGKGVCLITGVDIDDAALEKLAAELKKKCGCGGAVKDGVIEIQGDKRDLLKQLLEAKGMKVKLAGG
- the pgpB gene encoding phosphatidylglycerophosphatase B, with the translated sequence MFDIARRTAFGAILLLLMPAAVWLSGWLWTPGGNPSILLPLYWVTETVSQPWGILTTVILCGWFLWCLRFRLKSAIGLVLMISVALLIGQSAKTYIKSEVREPRPYVAWLGTDHQMNVEEFYGLKRKARSQQVKDILGDNVQIPHWLNKSWQNDTGYAFPSGHTMFAATWALLGIGLLWRRKHYKTVTFLMVWAVAVMGSRLMLGMHWPRDLMASVGISWILVTLACWLTERFIGPLTPPQAENQEIAQRDGE
- the lapB gene encoding lipopolysaccharide assembly protein LapB — protein: MLELLFLLLPVAAAYGWYMGRRSSQQDKQENANRLSREYVAGVNFLLSNQQDKAVDLFLEMLKEDSSTVEAHLTLGNLFRSRGEVDRAIRIHQSLMESASLTFEQRLLAVQQLGRDYMAAGFYDRAEDMFNQLVKEQDYQLFALEQLLIIHQATSDWQNAIDVAERLVKLGKENRRKEIAHFWCELALLAIVADDFDKATGLLKKAASADKLCARVSIMQGRIFLAQGEYRKAVDSLQRVLEQDKELVSEALPMMQECYQNLKDTLGWAEFLKRCVDENTGATAELMLAEIIQQEEGRETAQNYINRQLQRHPTMRVFHHLMDYHLADAEEGRAKESLVLLRDMVGEQIRTKPRYRCHKCGFTAHSLYWHCPSCRGWATIKPIRGLDGQ
- the osmB gene encoding osmotically-inducible lipoprotein OsmB, which translates into the protein MMLVNKRVASIALVLTLAMSVTACGNWSKRDRNTAIGAGAGALGGAILTDGSTLGTLGGAAVGGIVGHQVSK
- a CDS encoding formate C-acetyltransferase/glycerol dehydratase family glycyl radical enzyme — its product is MTTLNLNTLSARIRAHKNALIHIGKPPVCTERAQHYTQVYQQHADKPLAVRRALALAEHLRQRTVWIKHDELIVGNQASEVRAAPIFPEYTVGWIENEIDALADRPGAGFAVSDKNKNVLHEICPWWRGQTVQDRCYGMFTDEQIALLDSGIVKAEGNMTSGDAHLAVNFPLLLELGLDGLRHKVDERRSRINLTDWEDLHKEQLLKAIDITLAAVSDHIVRFGDLAQEMAAAEPRENRRDELLAIAANCHVIARQPPDSFWQALQLCYFIQLILQIESNGHSVSFGRMDQYLYPFYRRDVELEQTLERDHAIELLQSCWLKLLEVNKIRSGTHSKASAGSPLYQNVTIGGQKLHHGVASDAVNPLSYAILESCGQLRSTQPNLSVRYHAGMSSDFLDACVQVIRCGFGMPAFNNDEIVIPEFIKLGVEKEDAYDYAAIGCIETAVGGKWGYRCTGMSFINFARVMLAALEQGQDAKSQSQFLPQERGLSKGNFENFEQVFAQWDEQIRYYTRKSIEIECVVDTVLEENAQDILCSALVDDCIERGKTIKQGGAKYDWVSGLQVGIANLGNSLAAVKKLVFEQGSVGQQELADALASDYDGLDGERLRQRLINGADKYGNDHDGVDTLLVRAYECYIDELSNYHNTRFGRGPVGGTYYAGTSSISANVPFGAATTATPDGRKAFTPLAEGASPASGTDHLGPTAVFNSLGKLPTGAILGGVLLNQKLNPASLENEADRQTLMLMLRTFFEDHKGWHVQYNIVSRETLLKAREEPQNYRDLVVRVAGYSAFFTALSPEAQDDIIARTEHTL